The proteins below come from a single uncultured delta proteobacterium genomic window:
- a CDS encoding transposase, with protein MDSHGMPLRAIITQGTTADCTQAIALIDGFTAENLLADKGYDTDAIIEQAKSQGMAPVIPSKKNRKVQRDYDRELYKARHLVENAFLHLKRWRGVATRYAKNTASFLAAIQIRCIFLWASVS; from the coding sequence GTGGATTCGCATGGTATGCCGCTCAGGGCTATTATTACACAGGGTACAACAGCAGATTGCACTCAGGCAATCGCACTGATTGACGGATTTACAGCCGAAAATCTTTTGGCGGACAAAGGCTATGACACGGATGCGATTATTGAGCAGGCCAAAAGCCAGGGGATGGCACCGGTCATCCCCTCGAAGAAGAATCGCAAAGTACAACGAGATTACGACAGGGAGCTATACAAAGCTCGTCATCTGGTAGAAAACGCCTTCTTGCACTTGAAGCGGTGGAGGGGCGTTGCTACCAGATATGCAAAAAACACGGCGTCATTTCTGGCCGCAATACAGATCAGGTGCATCTTTTTATGGGCTTCTGTCTCGTGA